One part of the Streptomyces lienomycini genome encodes these proteins:
- a CDS encoding SDR family oxidoreductase, whose protein sequence is MGEYNGRTAVITGGGSGVGFAVAKKLVDGGARVAITGRSRATLDAARERLGENAVAVPGDVASLRDLDALADRVQSELGTIDALFVNAGVAALTPFDSTTEEAYDELFAINVKGAWFTVQKLAPLLNPGAGIVLTTSAANVVGMADTSVYAAGKAALRSMARSFSRELLPRGIRVNAISPGPVDTGALDATMTPEEAERFKAERVADNPMRRFGTPEEIARAALFLAFDATYTTGAELVADGGATQL, encoded by the coding sequence ATGGGCGAGTACAACGGCAGGACCGCCGTGATCACGGGCGGCGGCAGCGGCGTGGGTTTCGCGGTGGCGAAGAAGCTGGTGGACGGCGGAGCCCGCGTGGCGATCACCGGCCGTTCCCGGGCCACCCTCGACGCCGCCCGTGAGCGGCTCGGCGAGAACGCGGTGGCGGTGCCCGGCGACGTGGCCTCGCTGCGCGACCTGGACGCCCTCGCCGACCGGGTGCAGTCCGAACTGGGCACGATCGACGCCCTGTTCGTCAACGCCGGCGTCGCCGCGCTCACGCCCTTCGACTCGACGACCGAGGAGGCGTACGACGAACTGTTCGCCATCAACGTCAAGGGCGCCTGGTTCACCGTGCAGAAGCTCGCCCCGCTGCTGAACCCGGGCGCCGGCATCGTCCTGACCACCTCCGCCGCGAACGTCGTCGGCATGGCGGACACCAGCGTCTACGCGGCCGGGAAGGCGGCCCTGCGCTCCATGGCCCGCAGCTTCTCCCGCGAGCTGCTGCCCCGCGGCATCCGGGTCAACGCGATCAGCCCCGGCCCCGTCGACACGGGTGCCCTGGACGCGACGATGACCCCCGAGGAAGCCGAACGGTTCAAGGCGGAGCGGGTCGCGGACAATCCGATGCGCCGCTTCGGCACCCCCGAGGAGATCGCCCGGGCCGCCCTCTTCCTCGCCTTCGACGCCACCTACACGACCGGCGCCGAACTGGTCGCGGACGGCGGTGCCACCCAGCTCTGA
- a CDS encoding sirohydrochlorin chelatase, with amino-acid sequence MTATTPTGGTTSTATRGGTPALVVVAHGSRDPRALRTVRALLDRVRALRPALPVHLGHIELNEPLLPDTLTALGSGAAVVVPLLLSRGHHVKRDIPQMADAAPARTRVAAPLGPHPLLADALHARLTEAGWPAHGGPDHAVVLASAGSRDPESRADSARTAALLATRLGVPVLPAYASASAPTVPEAIRTLTSRGHRRVAVASCFTAPGRFAAQCAAQAPWIASAPLGTHPAMARLLLHRYDTAREGGDEDSAPKGSGERRDRPRTARSRTSAEPRGRVGPPTVTPSAYCS; translated from the coding sequence ATGACGGCGACGACACCGACCGGCGGCACGACGAGCACGGCGACCCGCGGCGGCACCCCCGCACTGGTCGTCGTCGCCCACGGCAGCCGCGACCCGCGCGCCCTGCGCACCGTACGGGCCCTCCTCGACCGGGTCCGCGCCCTGCGCCCCGCCCTGCCGGTGCACCTCGGCCACATCGAGCTGAACGAACCCCTGCTGCCCGACACGCTCACCGCCCTCGGGAGCGGGGCGGCGGTCGTCGTCCCGCTCCTGCTGAGCCGCGGCCACCACGTCAAACGGGACATCCCCCAGATGGCGGACGCCGCCCCGGCCCGCACCCGCGTGGCCGCCCCGCTCGGCCCGCACCCCCTCCTGGCGGACGCCCTGCACGCCCGCCTCACGGAGGCCGGCTGGCCCGCCCACGGGGGCCCGGACCACGCCGTCGTCCTCGCCTCCGCGGGTTCCCGGGACCCGGAGTCGCGCGCCGACTCGGCCCGCACGGCAGCACTCCTCGCCACCCGCCTCGGCGTCCCGGTCCTCCCCGCGTACGCCTCGGCGTCGGCCCCGACGGTCCCCGAGGCGATCCGCACCCTGACGTCCCGGGGGCACCGCCGCGTGGCCGTCGCCTCCTGCTTCACCGCCCCGGGCCGCTTCGCGGCACAGTGCGCCGCGCAGGCCCCCTGGATCGCCTCCGCCCCCCTGGGTACCCATCCGGCCATGGCCCGCCTGCTCCTGCACCGCTACGACACGGCACGTGAAGGAGGCGACGAGGACAGTGCCCCGAAGGGGAGCGGGGAACGGCGCGACCGGCCCCGGACGGCCCGCAGCCGCACGAGCGCGGAACCCCGCGGACGAGTAGGCCCCCCGACTGTCACACCTTCCGCATACTGTTCATGA
- a CDS encoding NAD(P)/FAD-dependent oxidoreductase: protein MVDADQTFVIVGGGLAGAKAAETLRTEGFTGRVILISDERDHPYERPPLSKGYLLGKEERDSVFVHEPAWYARHDIELHLGQTVVAIDRAARTVHYGDDGTHVRYDKLLVATGSEPRRLDVPGTDLAGVHHLRRLAHAERLKGVLASLGRDNGHLVIAGAGWIGLEVAAAAREYGAEVTVIEPGPTPLHGALGPELGAVFAALHESHGVRFRFGVKLTEIVGQDGMVLAARTDDGDEHPAHDVLAAIGAAPRTALAQAAGLEIADRAHGGGIVVDEQLRTSDPDIYAAGDVASFHHALFGTSLRVEHWANALNGGPAAARAMLGRGLAHDRVPYFFTDQYDLGMEYSGWAPAGTYDQVVIRGDAAKREFIAFWLKDGRVLAGMNVNVWDVTEPIQRLIRSKTPVDTEALADPRVPLESLVA from the coding sequence GTGGTCGACGCGGATCAGACATTCGTCATCGTCGGAGGCGGCCTGGCGGGCGCGAAGGCGGCCGAGACGCTCCGCACGGAGGGGTTCACCGGCCGGGTGATCCTCATCAGTGACGAACGCGACCACCCCTACGAGCGCCCGCCGCTGTCCAAGGGCTACCTCCTCGGCAAGGAGGAGCGCGACAGCGTCTTCGTGCACGAGCCCGCCTGGTACGCGCGCCACGACATCGAGCTGCACCTCGGCCAGACCGTCGTCGCGATCGACCGCGCCGCCAGGACCGTCCATTACGGCGACGACGGCACCCACGTCAGGTACGACAAGCTGCTCGTCGCCACCGGCTCAGAACCCCGCCGCCTCGACGTCCCCGGCACCGACCTGGCGGGCGTCCACCACCTGCGCCGCCTCGCCCACGCCGAGCGCCTCAAGGGCGTCCTCGCCTCCCTCGGCAGGGACAACGGCCACCTCGTGATCGCCGGCGCCGGCTGGATCGGCCTGGAGGTCGCCGCGGCGGCCCGCGAGTACGGGGCGGAGGTCACCGTCATCGAGCCGGGACCGACCCCGCTGCACGGCGCCCTCGGCCCCGAGCTGGGCGCCGTCTTCGCCGCGCTGCACGAGTCGCACGGCGTCCGCTTCCGCTTCGGCGTGAAGCTGACCGAGATCGTCGGCCAGGACGGCATGGTGCTCGCCGCCCGCACCGACGACGGCGACGAACACCCCGCGCACGACGTGCTCGCCGCGATCGGCGCCGCCCCGCGCACCGCGCTCGCCCAGGCCGCCGGACTGGAGATCGCCGACCGCGCCCACGGCGGCGGCATCGTCGTCGACGAGCAGCTGCGCACCTCCGACCCCGACATCTACGCCGCCGGTGACGTGGCCTCCTTCCACCACGCCCTCTTCGGCACCAGCCTGCGCGTGGAGCACTGGGCCAACGCACTCAACGGCGGCCCGGCCGCCGCCCGAGCGATGCTCGGCAGGGGCCTCGCCCACGACCGCGTGCCCTACTTCTTCACCGACCAGTACGACCTGGGCATGGAGTACTCCGGCTGGGCGCCCGCCGGCACGTACGACCAGGTGGTGATCCGCGGGGACGCGGCGAAGCGCGAGTTCATCGCCTTCTGGCTGAAGGACGGCCGGGTGCTGGCCGGGATGAACGTCAACGTGTGGGACGTCACGGAACCGATCCAGCGGCTGATCCGCTCGAAGACACCGGTGGACACGGAGGCGCTGGCCGACCCGCGGGTACCGCTGGAGAGCCTCGTCGCCTAG
- a CDS encoding deoxyguanosinetriphosphate triphosphohydrolase: MEGTAPPPPYDPTSVARYAPEPDKRPGRTAFQRDRARILHSAALRRLAGKTQVVAPGEGSPVWDASPRTRLTHSLECAQVGRELGAALGCDPDLVEAACLAHDLGHPPFGHNGEQALNAFAEDCGGFEGNAQSLRLLTRIEPKRFTEDGSVGLNLTRATLDAATKYPWPRGAHPTDPLSRKFGVYDDDRPVFEWLREDAPGARTCFEAQVMDWADDVAYSVHDVEDGLHAGHIDPNCLLADPEREAVFDAAVGRYVPAGTDRAELADALDRLLAQDWWPHGYDGSAGAQARLKDATSQLIGRFCLAAETATRAAYGDGRLTRYTAELVVPRETRLECAVLKAVAVRYVMQRTEQERLRADQRIVVAELAEALTARAPDGLDPQFRSLFDTADGDRARKRVIVDQIASLTDASARSLHARLTGHP, from the coding sequence ATGGAAGGCACCGCACCCCCACCCCCGTACGACCCCACGTCAGTGGCCCGCTACGCCCCCGAACCCGACAAACGCCCCGGCCGCACCGCCTTCCAGCGCGACCGCGCCCGCATCCTGCACTCCGCCGCCCTGCGCCGCCTCGCCGGGAAGACGCAGGTCGTCGCGCCGGGGGAGGGCAGCCCCGTCTGGGATGCCAGCCCCCGCACCCGCCTCACGCACTCCCTGGAGTGCGCCCAGGTCGGCCGCGAGCTGGGCGCCGCCCTCGGCTGCGACCCGGACCTCGTCGAGGCCGCCTGCCTCGCCCACGACCTGGGCCACCCGCCCTTCGGGCACAACGGCGAACAGGCGCTCAACGCGTTCGCCGAGGACTGCGGCGGCTTCGAGGGCAACGCCCAGTCGCTCAGGCTCCTCACCCGCATCGAGCCCAAACGGTTCACCGAGGACGGCTCCGTCGGCCTCAACCTCACCCGCGCCACCCTCGACGCCGCGACCAAGTACCCCTGGCCGCGCGGCGCCCACCCCACCGACCCGCTCTCCCGCAAGTTCGGCGTCTACGACGACGACCGGCCCGTCTTCGAGTGGCTCCGCGAGGACGCCCCCGGCGCCCGTACCTGCTTCGAGGCCCAGGTCATGGACTGGGCCGACGACGTGGCGTACTCGGTGCACGACGTCGAGGACGGCCTGCACGCCGGTCACATCGACCCGAACTGCCTGCTCGCCGACCCCGAGCGCGAGGCCGTCTTCGACGCCGCCGTCGGACGCTACGTCCCCGCCGGCACCGACCGCGCGGAGCTGGCCGACGCCCTCGACCGGCTCCTCGCCCAGGACTGGTGGCCGCACGGCTACGACGGCTCGGCCGGCGCCCAGGCCCGGCTGAAGGACGCCACCAGCCAGCTCATCGGCCGCTTCTGCCTGGCCGCCGAGACGGCCACCCGGGCCGCGTACGGGGACGGCCGGCTCACCCGGTACACCGCCGAGCTGGTCGTGCCCCGCGAGACCCGCCTGGAGTGCGCCGTCCTCAAGGCGGTCGCCGTCCGGTACGTCATGCAGCGCACCGAGCAGGAGCGGCTCCGCGCCGACCAGCGGATCGTCGTCGCCGAACTGGCCGAGGCGCTCACGGCCCGCGCGCCGGACGGGCTCGACCCCCAGTTCCGCTCCCTGTTCGACACGGCCGACGGCGACCGGGCCCGCAAACGGGTGATCGTCGACCAGATCGCCTCCCTCACCGACGCCTCGGCCCGCTCGCTTCACGCCCGTCTGACGGGGCATCCGTGA
- a CDS encoding LysR family transcriptional regulator: MSLRQFEYALAVAEEGSVTAAAEVLHVAQPSVSQQIRGLERDLGVELFSRTPTGLVPTVAGRAFLREAEVAVNAARRARATARAGADELVGELVVAVQMGLGARQLPGALSALRRRFPRLEVTVFEEPNPTELERLARGGVLDVALMAGPCEEGLYDGHHLGDEEFVVVLAAGHPALAADRVELRDLEREPWVRFDTASALDGVLVDVLRDNGLAPTTVARVSQTATAVRWAVHGLGVTFVPASAVPPGHEHLVRPVSPAVSQPVVAAVRPGAGPAETALLEFLRQETWYKFGQSWVAPPSATSSAPVV; this comes from the coding sequence ATGAGCCTGAGGCAGTTCGAGTACGCGCTGGCCGTCGCCGAGGAGGGCTCGGTGACGGCGGCGGCGGAGGTCCTGCACGTCGCCCAGCCCTCGGTGTCCCAGCAGATCCGCGGTCTCGAGCGGGACCTCGGCGTGGAGCTGTTCTCCCGCACGCCGACCGGTCTGGTGCCCACCGTGGCCGGACGCGCCTTCCTGCGGGAGGCGGAGGTCGCCGTGAACGCGGCACGCCGGGCGCGGGCGACGGCGCGGGCCGGCGCCGACGAGCTGGTGGGCGAGCTGGTGGTCGCGGTGCAGATGGGCCTGGGCGCCCGGCAGCTGCCGGGCGCCCTGAGCGCGCTGCGCCGCCGCTTCCCGCGTCTGGAGGTCACCGTCTTCGAGGAGCCGAACCCCACCGAGCTGGAGCGGCTGGCCCGCGGCGGTGTCCTCGACGTCGCCCTGATGGCCGGGCCGTGCGAGGAGGGCCTGTACGACGGCCACCACCTCGGCGACGAGGAGTTCGTGGTGGTGCTGGCCGCCGGGCATCCGGCGCTCGCCGCGGACCGCGTCGAGCTGCGGGACCTGGAGCGGGAGCCGTGGGTGCGGTTCGACACCGCCAGCGCACTCGACGGCGTACTGGTGGACGTGCTGCGGGACAACGGGCTCGCCCCGACCACGGTCGCCCGCGTCTCCCAGACGGCGACGGCCGTGCGCTGGGCCGTCCACGGCCTGGGGGTGACGTTCGTCCCGGCCTCCGCGGTGCCGCCCGGGCACGAGCACCTGGTGCGCCCGGTGTCCCCGGCCGTCTCCCAGCCCGTGGTGGCCGCGGTCCGGCCGGGCGCGGGTCCGGCGGAGACGGCGCTGCTGGAGTTCCTGCGGCAGGAGACCTGGTACAAGTTCGGTCAGAGCTGGGTGGCACCGCCGTCCGCGACCAGTTCGGCGCCGGTCGTGTAG
- a CDS encoding SanA/YdcF family protein codes for MRRPRFRRPRLPRTRRGRRRLVQVVVAGCVLALLPMTWLRLVTDDRLRTVADVPRTEVAVVFGAGLWDGEPSPYLAHRLDAAAELYRAGRIEVVLVTGDNSREEYDEPDAMRAYLVRHGVPDGRIVGDYAGFDTWDSCVRAKKIFGVDRAVLISQGFHIRRAVALCQQAGVESYGVGVDAEHDVTWYYGGAREVLAAGKAALDAVFEPDPHFLGPKEPGVARALAGAG; via the coding sequence ATGCGCCGCCCGAGATTTCGCAGACCGCGCCTGCCGCGTACCCGCCGGGGGCGGCGGAGGCTGGTCCAGGTGGTGGTGGCCGGGTGCGTGCTGGCACTGCTGCCGATGACGTGGCTGCGCCTGGTCACCGACGACCGGCTGCGTACCGTGGCCGACGTGCCGCGCACCGAGGTCGCGGTCGTCTTCGGGGCCGGGCTGTGGGACGGGGAGCCGTCGCCGTACCTCGCGCACCGGCTGGACGCGGCGGCGGAGCTGTACCGGGCGGGGCGGATCGAGGTGGTGCTGGTGACCGGGGACAACAGCCGCGAGGAGTACGACGAGCCGGACGCGATGCGCGCCTACCTGGTCCGGCACGGCGTTCCCGACGGGCGGATCGTCGGCGACTACGCGGGCTTCGACACCTGGGACTCCTGCGTCCGCGCGAAGAAGATCTTCGGCGTGGACCGGGCCGTGCTGATCAGCCAGGGCTTCCACATCCGGCGTGCGGTGGCCCTGTGCCAGCAGGCGGGGGTGGAGTCGTACGGCGTCGGGGTCGACGCCGAGCACGACGTGACCTGGTACTACGGGGGCGCGCGGGAGGTCCTGGCGGCGGGCAAGGCGGCGCTGGACGCGGTCTTCGAGCCGGATCCGCACTTCCTGGGGCCGAAGGAGCCGGGGGTGGCGCGGGCCCTGGCCGGTGCCGGGTGA
- the dnaG gene encoding DNA primase, which translates to MAGRINDEDVKAVRDAVPIDAVVSEYLQLRNAGGGNLKGLCPFHDEKSPSFQVSPSKGFFHCFGCQEGGDTITFVMKIDHLTFSEAVERLAGQAGITLRYEEGGYNPSHQRGERIRLVEAHQVAARWYAEQLASSPEADTGRAFLADRGFDQGAAEHFSIGYSPQGWDHLTRFLRGKGFSDKELLLSGLAQEGRRGPIDRFRGRLMWPIRDIGGDVVGFGARKLHESDNGPKYLNTPDTAIYKKSQVLYGIDLAKKDIAKASRAVVVEGYTDVMACHLAGVTTAIATCGTAFGGDHIKILRRLLMDNGSARVIFTFDGDAAGQKAALRAFEDDQKFAAETYIAVAPDGMDPCDLRLAKGDEAVADLVEPRTPLFEFALRQIVSRYDLDTPAGRASALDEAAPVVARIKNSGAQHEVAVQLAGMLGILDTQFVVKRISQLARWARDRGGKGPAPDQHRRGSGPQQQAGPARPHPRGPALNLRNPVFATERELLKLALQRPELVSPAFDAYGVDEFTAAPYAAVREAIMEAGGAELGVQDPQDYLVRVREAAPDDTVRATVTELAVEAIMLHRGVKGVDDVYAGAQLVTVRRRAVERRIRDITGRLTRLSGHGDPAELVAVQNELWVLQQYDQTLREHGAAAL; encoded by the coding sequence GTGGCAGGACGGATCAACGACGAGGACGTGAAGGCGGTACGGGACGCGGTCCCGATCGACGCCGTCGTCTCGGAGTACCTCCAGCTGCGCAACGCGGGCGGCGGCAACCTGAAGGGGCTGTGCCCGTTCCACGACGAGAAGTCGCCGTCCTTCCAGGTCAGTCCGAGCAAGGGGTTCTTCCACTGCTTCGGCTGCCAGGAGGGCGGCGACACCATCACGTTCGTGATGAAGATCGACCACCTCACCTTCTCGGAGGCGGTCGAGCGCCTGGCCGGACAGGCCGGCATCACGCTGCGCTACGAGGAGGGCGGGTACAACCCCTCCCACCAGCGCGGTGAGCGCATCCGCCTGGTCGAGGCCCACCAGGTCGCCGCCCGGTGGTACGCGGAGCAGCTCGCGAGCAGCCCCGAGGCGGACACCGGCCGCGCCTTCCTCGCCGACCGGGGGTTCGACCAGGGGGCCGCCGAGCACTTCTCCATCGGCTACAGCCCCCAGGGCTGGGACCACCTCACCCGCTTCCTGCGCGGCAAGGGCTTCAGCGACAAGGAGCTGCTCCTGTCCGGCCTCGCCCAGGAGGGCCGCCGCGGCCCCATCGACCGCTTCCGCGGCCGGCTGATGTGGCCCATCCGCGACATCGGCGGCGACGTCGTCGGCTTCGGCGCCCGCAAGCTCCACGAGTCGGACAACGGCCCGAAGTACCTGAACACCCCCGACACGGCGATCTACAAGAAGTCCCAGGTCCTCTACGGCATCGACCTCGCCAAGAAGGACATCGCGAAGGCCTCCCGCGCCGTGGTCGTCGAGGGCTACACCGACGTCATGGCCTGCCACCTCGCCGGAGTCACCACCGCCATCGCGACCTGCGGCACCGCCTTCGGCGGCGACCACATCAAGATCCTGCGCCGCCTCCTCATGGACAACGGCTCGGCCCGCGTGATCTTCACCTTCGACGGCGACGCGGCCGGCCAGAAGGCGGCCCTGCGCGCCTTCGAGGACGACCAGAAGTTCGCCGCCGAGACCTACATCGCCGTCGCCCCCGACGGCATGGACCCCTGCGACCTGCGCCTGGCCAAGGGCGACGAGGCGGTCGCCGACCTGGTCGAGCCGCGCACCCCGCTCTTCGAGTTCGCGCTGCGCCAGATCGTCTCCCGCTACGACCTGGACACCCCGGCCGGCCGGGCCTCCGCGCTGGACGAGGCCGCCCCGGTCGTCGCCCGGATCAAGAACAGCGGCGCCCAGCACGAGGTCGCCGTGCAGCTCGCCGGGATGCTCGGCATCCTCGACACCCAGTTCGTGGTCAAGCGGATCTCCCAGCTCGCCCGCTGGGCCCGCGACCGCGGCGGCAAGGGTCCCGCCCCCGACCAGCACCGGCGCGGCAGCGGCCCGCAGCAGCAGGCCGGACCCGCCCGGCCGCACCCCCGGGGCCCCGCCCTCAACCTCCGCAACCCGGTCTTCGCCACCGAACGCGAGCTGCTCAAGCTCGCCCTCCAGCGCCCCGAGCTGGTCTCCCCGGCCTTCGACGCGTACGGCGTCGACGAGTTCACCGCCGCGCCCTACGCCGCCGTACGCGAGGCGATCATGGAGGCGGGCGGCGCCGAGCTCGGCGTCCAGGACCCGCAGGACTACCTGGTCCGGGTCCGCGAGGCCGCCCCCGACGACACCGTCCGCGCCACGGTCACCGAACTCGCGGTCGAGGCGATCATGCTGCACCGGGGAGTGAAGGGCGTCGACGACGTCTACGCCGGCGCCCAGCTCGTCACCGTCCGCCGCCGCGCCGTCGAACGCCGCATCCGCGACATCACCGGCCGCCTCACCCGCCTCTCCGGCCACGGCGACCCCGCCGAACTGGTGGCCGTGCAGAACGAGCTGTGGGTCCTCCAGCAGTACGACCAGACCCTGCGCGAACACGGCGCCGCGGCCCTCTAG
- a CDS encoding molybdopterin oxidoreductase family protein, giving the protein MRNTTIPTHCPYCALQCGMNLTPVDGGSVAVSERADFPVNRGALCGKGRTAPQVLAPGARLTSPLVRAADGALVPAGWDEALDRIAGNLERTRAEYGADALGVFGGGGLTNEKAYALGKFARVVLGTSQIDYNGRFCMSSAAAAGTRAFGLDRGLPFPLEDVPRTGCVILVGSNPAETMPPSLRYFTELRDNGGTLIVVDPRRTRTAELADLHLAPRPGTDLALALGMLHLVVAEGRVDEAYVEERTSGWEEARAAAMAHWPEHVERITGVSVPELREAVRLFCAPEAAMVLTARGPEQQAKGTDTVGAWINLCLATGRAGRPRSGYGCLTGQGNGQGGREHGQKADQLPGYRRLTDPAARRHVAEVWGVDPDSLPGPGRSAYELLDALGTDVRSLLVMGSNPVVSAPRAAHVEGRLRSLDFLAVCDVVLSETAELADVVLPVTQWAEETGTTTNLEGRVLLRRRAITPPDGVRGDLEVLHGLAGRLGVEKGFPVDPEEVFEELRRASAGGPADYSGIDYRRLAREDGVFWPCPAPPADDGTPPRPGTPAPPADDGTPPRPGTPAPPADDETTARPGTPPRPADQETAPHPGTPRLFLDRFATDDGRARFVPVAHRPSAEEPDDAYPVLLTTGRVVAQYQSGAQTRRVAELNAAAPGPFVQLHPRLAARLGAAEGDPLAVVSRRGRAVAPARITPGIRPDTVFMPFHWPGEGRANTLTNPALDPVSRMPEFKVCAVRVEVVRGAEAV; this is encoded by the coding sequence ATGCGGAACACCACCATCCCCACGCACTGCCCGTACTGCGCCCTGCAGTGCGGGATGAACCTGACGCCCGTCGACGGCGGGAGCGTCGCGGTGTCCGAGCGGGCGGACTTCCCGGTGAACCGGGGCGCGCTGTGCGGCAAGGGGCGTACGGCGCCGCAGGTGCTCGCGCCGGGGGCGCGGCTGACCTCGCCGCTGGTGCGCGCGGCCGACGGGGCTCTGGTGCCGGCCGGGTGGGACGAGGCGCTGGACCGGATCGCCGGGAACCTGGAGCGGACGCGGGCGGAGTACGGCGCGGACGCGCTCGGCGTGTTCGGCGGGGGCGGGCTGACCAACGAGAAGGCGTACGCGCTGGGCAAGTTCGCGCGGGTGGTCCTCGGCACCTCGCAGATCGACTACAACGGCCGGTTCTGCATGTCGTCGGCGGCGGCGGCCGGGACGCGGGCCTTCGGGCTCGACCGGGGGCTGCCGTTCCCGCTGGAGGACGTCCCGAGGACCGGCTGCGTGATCCTCGTCGGGTCGAACCCGGCGGAGACGATGCCGCCGTCCCTGCGGTACTTCACCGAACTGCGGGACAACGGCGGCACGCTGATCGTCGTCGACCCGCGCCGGACGCGGACCGCCGAGCTGGCCGACCTGCACCTCGCGCCCCGGCCCGGCACCGACCTGGCGCTCGCGCTGGGCATGCTGCACCTGGTCGTCGCCGAGGGTCGGGTCGACGAGGCGTACGTCGAGGAGCGCACGTCCGGCTGGGAGGAGGCGCGGGCGGCGGCGATGGCGCACTGGCCGGAGCATGTGGAGCGGATCACCGGGGTGTCGGTGCCCGAACTGCGGGAGGCGGTACGGCTGTTCTGCGCCCCCGAGGCGGCGATGGTGCTGACGGCGCGCGGGCCGGAGCAGCAGGCCAAGGGCACGGACACGGTGGGCGCGTGGATCAACCTGTGCCTGGCGACCGGGCGGGCGGGGCGGCCCCGGTCGGGGTACGGCTGCCTGACCGGGCAGGGCAACGGGCAGGGCGGGCGCGAACACGGGCAGAAGGCCGACCAGTTGCCGGGGTACCGCAGGCTGACCGATCCGGCGGCCCGGCGGCACGTCGCCGAGGTGTGGGGCGTCGACCCGGACTCGCTGCCGGGGCCGGGGCGCAGCGCGTACGAGTTGCTGGACGCGCTGGGCACGGACGTCAGGTCCCTGCTGGTGATGGGATCCAACCCGGTGGTGTCGGCGCCGCGCGCCGCGCACGTGGAGGGGCGGCTGCGTTCGCTGGACTTCCTGGCCGTGTGCGACGTGGTGCTCTCCGAGACGGCGGAACTGGCGGACGTGGTGCTGCCGGTGACGCAGTGGGCCGAGGAGACGGGCACCACGACGAACCTGGAGGGCCGGGTGCTGCTGCGGCGGCGCGCGATCACCCCGCCGGACGGGGTGCGCGGCGACCTGGAGGTGCTGCACGGGCTGGCCGGGCGGCTCGGCGTGGAGAAGGGCTTCCCGGTCGACCCCGAGGAGGTCTTCGAGGAACTGCGGCGGGCGAGCGCGGGCGGCCCGGCGGACTACTCCGGGATCGACTACCGGCGGCTGGCGCGGGAGGACGGCGTGTTCTGGCCGTGCCCGGCACCACCCGCGGACGACGGCACCCCGCCCCGACCCGGCACCCCGGCACCACCCGCGGACGACGGCACCCCGCCACGACCCGGCACCCCGGCACCACCCGCGGACGACGAGACCACGGCCCGCCCCGGCACCCCGCCCCGGCCCGCGGACCAGGAGACCGCGCCCCATCCGGGCACGCCCCGCCTCTTCCTGGACCGCTTCGCCACCGACGACGGCCGGGCGCGCTTCGTGCCGGTCGCGCACCGTCCGAGCGCCGAGGAGCCGGACGACGCGTACCCGGTGCTGCTGACCACGGGCAGGGTGGTGGCGCAGTACCAGTCCGGCGCGCAGACCCGGCGGGTCGCCGAGCTGAACGCGGCGGCGCCGGGCCCCTTCGTGCAGCTGCACCCGCGGCTGGCGGCGCGGCTGGGGGCGGCCGAGGGGGACCCGCTGGCGGTGGTGTCCCGGCGGGGGCGTGCGGTGGCACCGGCCCGCATCACCCCCGGCATCCGGCCCGACACCGTCTTCATGCCCTTCCACTGGCCGGGCGAGGGCCGCGCCAACACACTGACCAACCCGGCGCTGGACCCGGTCTCGCGGATGCCGGAGTTCAAGGTGTGCGCGGTACGGGTGGAGGTCGTGCGGGGGGCGGAGGCCGTGTAG
- a CDS encoding oxidoreductase, with product MTVHENGSENGELAGKRALVTGGTRGIGAAVVRRLLDAGAEVVTTARSATGTAPEGAAFVQADVRTLAGAEALAAAARDTLGGVDVLVHNAGGARPHKDGPTIPDEEWLDALDLNLLAAVRLNSLLVPGMRERRSGAIVHVSSAAVAPPAPPFLHYQAAKAALENYSRGLASALAPSGVRVNTVSPGRTATPGGEETRENWASLDAGPAPTGTAPLGRDGRPDDIAEAVLFLASDRAGWVTGTNIAVDGGEFPRG from the coding sequence ATGACCGTGCACGAGAACGGGTCGGAAAATGGGGAACTCGCGGGAAAGCGGGCCCTGGTCACCGGCGGAACGCGCGGAATCGGAGCGGCCGTCGTACGCCGGCTCCTGGACGCGGGCGCCGAGGTGGTCACCACCGCCAGGTCGGCGACGGGCACGGCGCCCGAGGGGGCCGCCTTCGTGCAGGCGGACGTGCGGACCCTCGCCGGAGCGGAGGCGCTCGCCGCGGCCGCCCGGGACACGCTCGGCGGGGTGGACGTCCTGGTCCACAACGCGGGCGGGGCACGCCCCCACAAGGACGGCCCGACCATCCCCGACGAGGAGTGGCTGGACGCGCTGGACCTGAACCTCCTCGCGGCGGTCCGGCTGAACTCGCTGCTGGTACCGGGCATGCGGGAACGGCGCTCGGGGGCGATCGTGCACGTCTCCTCGGCCGCGGTCGCCCCTCCGGCGCCCCCGTTCCTGCACTACCAGGCGGCGAAGGCGGCGCTGGAGAACTACAGCCGGGGACTGGCCTCGGCGCTGGCCCCCTCCGGCGTCCGGGTCAACACCGTGAGCCCCGGCCGGACCGCCACCCCCGGCGGCGAGGAGACCCGGGAGAACTGGGCGAGCCTCGACGCGGGACCCGCCCCGACCGGCACCGCACCGCTGGGCCGCGACGGCCGGCCCGACGACATCGCCGAAGCGGTGCTGTTCCTCGCGTCCGACCGGGCGGGCTGGGTGACCGGAACCAACATCGCCGTGGACGGCGGGGAATTCCCCAGGGGCTGA